A portion of the Pseudomonas koreensis genome contains these proteins:
- a CDS encoding energy transducer TonB family protein, with the protein MTAQLPIEPPPVKKSPLRYVKWGAGLLVAALAAWFLWQWANDMAGVRREAPKVPTIIPLPPPPPPPPEKPPEPETPVEEKVVEPEPTPEPEEVKPEEEAPPSPADDLANPMQMDGDAQAGSDAFNIGAGKGGGMAGAGGGRLGTGTYSQFLAFTFQRLLRENPDLRNLAFSLQADVWLSSVGEITRVELIKSSGNPQIDTQVLAALRGAPALSERPPASITLPVRLSLQGRRPG; encoded by the coding sequence ATGACCGCACAACTCCCGATCGAACCGCCGCCCGTGAAAAAGTCGCCGTTGCGCTATGTGAAGTGGGGCGCCGGATTGCTGGTCGCCGCGCTCGCCGCGTGGTTCCTCTGGCAGTGGGCCAACGACATGGCCGGCGTGCGCCGCGAAGCGCCGAAGGTGCCGACGATCATTCCGTTGCCGCCACCGCCACCACCGCCGCCGGAGAAACCGCCGGAGCCGGAAACCCCGGTGGAAGAAAAAGTCGTCGAGCCCGAGCCAACCCCCGAGCCGGAAGAGGTCAAGCCCGAGGAAGAGGCGCCGCCATCGCCGGCGGACGATCTGGCCAACCCGATGCAAATGGACGGCGACGCGCAGGCCGGTAGCGACGCTTTCAATATCGGCGCGGGCAAGGGCGGCGGCATGGCCGGCGCGGGTGGCGGGCGCTTGGGCACGGGCACTTACAGCCAGTTTCTTGCGTTCACTTTTCAGCGTTTGCTGCGCGAGAACCCCGACCTGCGCAACCTCGCGTTCTCGCTGCAGGCTGATGTCTGGCTGAGCAGCGTCGGCGAGATCACCCGTGTCGAGCTGATCAAGTCCAGCGGCAACCCGCAAATCGATACCCAGGTGCTGGCCGCTTTACGCGGTGCACCGGCCCTCAGCGAACGGCCTCCGGCCTCTATCACTTTACCTGTGCGCTTGTCCCTGCAAGGGCGGCGTCCGGGCTAA
- a CDS encoding putative porin, with product MISNVNRLSLAVGMVIATLVGQAVAAPAPSENATINLIRLLVEQGILKQDKADALIAQAQNEAAQAKQAAASTAVAAGPVAAPGDVRVQYVPAAVRDQIRDQVKAEVMATAKQENWASPNTFPDWASRISFDGDIRLRDESRYYSGNNSNEIVDFAKLNNNGPYDVNPNSSTSLPPLLNTREDRENLFRLRARLGMKAVISEEWTAGIRIGTGSDNNPVSTTQNLGGGFAKKDIWLDQGYLTWKPMDELTLTGGRFANPFMSTDMLYSNDLNFDGVAAIFDHKLNRDWGVFGTVGAFPVDYTNDTTSSNGFDKEESDNKWLYGAQFGAKWAINSNNRLKGALAYYRFDDIQGQRSSPCEPWAGAPGCDSDGTRAAFMQKGNSVFLLRDITPNPLNPSATPQPQFVGLASEFNLLDLNMVWDADLPQDFKLRSQGNYIHNLSYDEGDMRKRSAGQIVNNLDSNGEIESGANAWMVQFTLGNALDLKRKGDWNLFAGYKYIQPDALPDGFNDSSFHLGGTNAKGYFMGGNYGLAKNVSATGRWMSTEAVYGAPFDIDVLQLEINTRF from the coding sequence ATGATTTCCAATGTGAATCGATTGTCCCTGGCGGTCGGCATGGTCATTGCGACCCTGGTCGGTCAGGCCGTGGCAGCGCCCGCACCGTCGGAGAACGCCACGATCAATCTGATCCGCTTGCTGGTCGAGCAGGGCATTCTGAAACAGGACAAGGCCGACGCGCTGATCGCCCAGGCGCAGAACGAAGCCGCGCAGGCGAAACAGGCTGCCGCGTCCACTGCCGTAGCGGCTGGACCGGTCGCCGCGCCGGGAGATGTGCGCGTGCAGTACGTGCCGGCAGCGGTGCGTGACCAGATCCGCGATCAGGTCAAAGCCGAGGTCATGGCCACCGCCAAACAGGAAAACTGGGCATCGCCGAATACCTTCCCGGACTGGGCCTCGCGCATCAGCTTCGACGGCGACATTCGTCTGCGCGACGAGTCGCGTTACTACTCGGGCAACAACAGCAACGAAATCGTCGACTTCGCCAAGCTCAACAACAACGGCCCGTACGACGTAAACCCGAATAGCAGCACCAGCCTGCCGCCGTTGCTCAACACCCGCGAAGACCGCGAAAACCTCTTTCGCCTGCGCGCACGTCTGGGCATGAAAGCGGTGATCTCGGAGGAGTGGACCGCCGGCATTCGCATCGGCACCGGTTCGGACAACAACCCGGTATCGACCACGCAGAACCTCGGCGGCGGTTTCGCCAAGAAAGACATCTGGCTCGATCAGGGTTACCTGACCTGGAAGCCGATGGATGAACTGACGCTGACTGGCGGGCGCTTCGCCAATCCGTTCATGTCCACCGACATGCTCTATTCCAACGATCTGAATTTCGACGGTGTGGCGGCGATTTTCGATCACAAGCTCAATCGTGATTGGGGCGTGTTCGGCACCGTCGGCGCGTTCCCGGTGGATTACACCAACGACACGACCAGCAGCAACGGCTTCGACAAGGAAGAGAGCGACAACAAGTGGCTGTACGGCGCGCAATTCGGCGCGAAATGGGCGATCAACAGCAACAACCGCCTCAAAGGTGCGCTGGCCTATTACCGCTTCGACGACATTCAGGGCCAGCGCTCCAGCCCTTGCGAACCGTGGGCCGGCGCGCCGGGCTGCGACAGCGACGGTACTCGCGCGGCGTTCATGCAGAAGGGCAACAGCGTGTTCCTGCTGCGTGACATCACGCCGAACCCGCTCAACCCAAGCGCCACGCCGCAGCCGCAATTCGTCGGTCTCGCCTCCGAATTCAATCTGCTCGACCTCAATATGGTCTGGGATGCCGATCTGCCGCAGGACTTCAAACTGCGCAGCCAGGGTAATTACATCCACAACCTCAGCTACGACGAAGGCGACATGCGCAAGCGCTCCGCTGGGCAGATCGTCAACAACCTCGACAGCAACGGCGAAATAGAAAGCGGCGCCAATGCGTGGATGGTGCAGTTCACCCTCGGCAACGCGCTGGACCTCAAGCGCAAGGGCGACTGGAACCTGTTCGCCGGTTACAAGTACATCCAGCCGGATGCCTTGCCGGACGGCTTCAACGACTCGTCATTCCATCTCGGCGGCACCAACGCCAAGGGCTATTTCATGGGCGGCAACTACGGCCTGGCGAAGAACGTTTCCGCCACCGGCCGCTGGATGAGCACCGAAGCGGTGTACGGCGCGCCGTTCGACATCGACGTCTTGCAGCTTGAGATCAACACGCGCTTCTAA
- a CDS encoding DNA repair protein, whose amino-acid sequence MNTRFLALGLGLLIATGASAEGMEERLRTQLRSTTQQLQALQSQQAQASAAQLAAQNEAKAAQAQIKQLTAELAKAKGLAEQLAGQQQSLHSQAQAQVAASAEQTGKFKKAYDDLLVLARGKEAERAKLQAQLAERDTQVQQCSAKNQQMYGVAKQILTAYENIDVAEVMKIRQPFAGSARVKFDELAQGFGDELYKTQFDAPQAAIAH is encoded by the coding sequence ATGAACACGCGTTTTCTGGCGCTGGGCCTCGGGTTGCTGATCGCCACCGGGGCGAGCGCAGAAGGTATGGAAGAGCGCTTGCGCACGCAATTGCGCAGTACCACCCAGCAATTGCAGGCCCTGCAAAGTCAGCAGGCCCAGGCCAGTGCCGCGCAACTGGCGGCGCAGAACGAAGCCAAGGCTGCGCAGGCGCAAATCAAGCAATTGACTGCCGAACTGGCTAAAGCCAAAGGCCTCGCCGAGCAATTGGCCGGGCAGCAACAAAGCCTGCACAGCCAGGCCCAAGCGCAAGTCGCGGCCAGCGCTGAGCAGACCGGCAAGTTCAAAAAGGCCTATGACGATTTACTGGTTCTTGCCCGCGGCAAAGAAGCCGAACGCGCGAAGCTGCAAGCGCAACTGGCGGAACGTGACACACAAGTGCAGCAATGTTCAGCCAAGAATCAGCAAATGTACGGCGTCGCCAAACAGATTCTCACGGCCTACGAAAACATCGATGTCGCCGAGGTGATGAAGATTCGCCAGCCCTTCGCCGGCAGTGCCCGGGTCAAGTTCGATGAACTGGCGCAGGGTTTCGGCGACGAGCTCTACAAGACTCAATTCGACGCACCGCAAGCCGCGATCGCTCACTGA
- a CDS encoding YbjN domain-containing protein, with protein sequence MTQLITHVSPQSLTEVLQAAGYRVNPSEQNGIVQLLSASQGIGYAVRFGNPALEQGSFVDFTFSCALRVQGDLPEGIAEQWNATRRFARLSLQGEFLVMEMDVVVAAGVSNEHLRGNLELWDRLLQEFIVYLRDFSQTAGAQTAKATVAEAEEVAL encoded by the coding sequence ATGACTCAATTGATCACCCACGTTTCCCCGCAATCGCTGACCGAGGTTTTGCAAGCCGCCGGTTACCGCGTCAACCCGAGCGAACAGAACGGCATCGTCCAGTTGCTCAGCGCCAGCCAAGGCATCGGTTATGCCGTGCGTTTCGGCAACCCGGCGCTGGAGCAGGGCAGCTTCGTCGACTTCACGTTCAGCTGTGCGCTGCGCGTGCAGGGTGATCTGCCCGAGGGCATAGCGGAGCAATGGAATGCGACGCGGCGGTTTGCGCGGCTGTCGTTGCAAGGCGAGTTTCTGGTCATGGAAATGGACGTGGTCGTGGCGGCGGGTGTGAGCAATGAGCACCTGCGCGGCAACCTCGAATTGTGGGATCGGCTGTTGCAGGAGTTCATCGTTTACCTCCGTGATTTCAGCCAGACCGCGGGTGCGCAAACCGCAAAAGCCACTGTCGCCGAAGCAGAGGAAGTCGCGCTGTGA
- a CDS encoding peptidylprolyl isomerase has translation MKKPAMMIGAGALALLVVAVALVLRPGSDPVAAQQPSPVAAVAAGPAVARLGNQQVSPEELQALLAAVPAQTREQLRGNREALERWIRTRLAEKAVLEQADAQGWAQRPEVARQTRAATEQIVFRDYLRSVSQVPAEYPNATELQQAYDAGKANWQTPALYRVSQIFLGVNDPQALDAVRKQATELSKKAQSAPGEFAALATQYSQDRVTAERGGDSGLQPLQQLVPEVRGAVARLKVGAVSDPVQSAAGFHVIKLTEQQPARTATLDELRDQLTQALRAQRQDQIAQAYLDGMLNTATLSIDGAELNKIIGN, from the coding sequence GTGAAAAAGCCTGCCATGATGATCGGCGCCGGAGCGCTGGCGTTGTTGGTGGTGGCCGTAGCGCTGGTGCTGCGGCCGGGGAGTGACCCAGTCGCCGCCCAGCAGCCGTCGCCGGTGGCGGCGGTTGCAGCCGGGCCAGCCGTGGCGCGGTTGGGCAATCAGCAGGTTTCGCCTGAAGAATTGCAGGCGCTCCTGGCCGCCGTCCCTGCGCAAACCCGTGAACAGTTGCGTGGCAATCGTGAGGCGCTGGAGCGCTGGATTCGAACGCGTCTGGCCGAGAAAGCCGTGCTGGAACAGGCTGATGCACAGGGTTGGGCGCAGCGCCCCGAGGTTGCCCGGCAGACCCGTGCAGCCACTGAGCAGATTGTATTTCGTGATTATTTGCGTTCGGTGAGTCAGGTGCCGGCGGAGTATCCGAATGCGACTGAGCTGCAGCAAGCGTATGACGCCGGAAAGGCCAATTGGCAGACGCCGGCGCTGTACCGGGTCAGCCAGATATTCCTTGGCGTGAATGATCCGCAGGCTCTGGACGCCGTGCGCAAACAGGCTACGGAATTGAGCAAAAAAGCTCAGTCTGCACCGGGCGAATTTGCGGCATTGGCTACGCAATATTCGCAGGATCGGGTTACGGCAGAGCGGGGCGGTGATAGCGGGCTGCAACCGTTGCAGCAACTGGTGCCGGAAGTACGCGGCGCCGTGGCCCGACTCAAGGTTGGCGCCGTGTCCGATCCTGTGCAAAGCGCCGCCGGCTTCCACGTGATCAAACTCACCGAACAACAACCGGCCCGCACCGCGACCCTAGATGAACTGCGCGATCAATTGACCCAGGCCCTGCGTGCACAACGCCAGGACCAGATCGCCCAGGCGTATCTGGACGGCATGCTCAACACCGCGACCCTGAGCATCGATGGTGCTGAACTGAATAAGATAATAGGCAACTGA
- a CDS encoding LysR family transcriptional regulator translates to MSFTEPAGRPGAADYHSPQSSPESWLNQAATIDNEVAQYFLVSARCGCFMQAARSLNVRSTLLRKQLAQLEQQLQHSLFSFQGSALSLTREGQQLQARLITLAHERKLPVIEQPLIRLAIAESILHDIIGRDLIALLRRNASLRLEIIALDSELSLRAVSADIVLWLAPGETPHPGPAFATSEPQSLARIEYQPHIAKRYSRVTARPEAPDDLADFMLVQWQHDRRVESFRPWNELLEQRLAGVVQMQSYELMLEMIRCGACIGLLPAYMSRFDRGLIALPGLFAEAMQLHAWLAVNTDSQNSPEIQALTDLIQQTFNERHEWFQP, encoded by the coding sequence ATGTCATTCACCGAACCCGCAGGACGCCCGGGCGCCGCTGATTACCACTCGCCTCAATCCAGCCCCGAATCCTGGCTCAACCAAGCGGCGACCATCGACAACGAAGTCGCCCAATACTTCCTGGTCAGCGCCCGCTGCGGCTGCTTCATGCAAGCCGCGCGCAGCCTCAACGTGCGCTCGACTCTGCTGCGCAAACAACTCGCGCAACTCGAACAGCAACTGCAACACAGCCTGTTCAGTTTTCAGGGCAGCGCCCTCAGCCTGACCCGCGAAGGCCAACAGTTGCAGGCCCGACTCATCACTCTGGCCCACGAACGCAAACTCCCGGTCATCGAACAACCGCTGATTCGCCTCGCCATCGCCGAGTCCATCCTCCACGACATCATCGGCCGCGACCTCATCGCATTGCTGCGGCGCAACGCCAGCCTGCGCCTGGAAATCATCGCCCTCGACAGCGAGCTGTCGCTGCGCGCGGTCAGCGCCGACATCGTTCTCTGGCTCGCCCCAGGCGAAACGCCACACCCTGGCCCAGCCTTCGCCACCAGCGAACCGCAAAGCCTCGCGCGGATCGAGTATCAGCCGCACATTGCCAAGCGCTATTCACGGGTGACTGCGCGACCGGAAGCGCCGGATGATCTGGCGGATTTCATGCTGGTGCAGTGGCAGCATGATCGGCGCGTTGAGAGTTTTCGGCCGTGGAATGAATTGCTCGAACAACGGTTGGCCGGTGTGGTGCAGATGCAATCTTATGAATTGATGTTAGAGATGATCCGCTGTGGCGCCTGCATTGGCTTGCTGCCGGCATACATGAGCCGCTTCGACCGAGGCCTCATCGCACTGCCCGGATTATTCGCCGAGGCGATGCAGCTCCATGCTTGGCTCGCCGTCAACACCGACTCGCAAAATTCCCCCGAAATCCAGGCCCTCACCGACCTCATCCAGCAAACCTTCAACGAACGCCACGAATGGTTCCAGCCTTGA
- a CDS encoding DUF6124 family protein — MIKPTPNPPETDPTSPYESLDSKKLHEAADRALDHYLCPPGSTPPPYSPRAMYAVTADTKNEDLLANACETLASAKTIAQEFAGLVKPSQRRTLMGIAQLIMLGELAVNRVLDNLELPQ, encoded by the coding sequence ATGATCAAACCCACACCCAACCCGCCCGAAACCGACCCCACCTCCCCCTACGAATCCCTCGACTCAAAAAAACTCCACGAAGCCGCCGACCGCGCCCTCGACCACTACCTCTGCCCACCCGGCTCCACGCCACCGCCCTACAGCCCCCGCGCGATGTACGCCGTCACCGCCGACACCAAAAACGAAGACCTGCTGGCCAACGCCTGCGAAACCCTCGCCTCGGCCAAAACCATCGCTCAGGAATTTGCCGGGCTGGTGAAACCGTCGCAACGGCGGACGCTGATGGGCATTGCGCAGCTGATCATGCTCGGGGAGTTGGCCGTGAATAGGGTGCTGGATAATCTGGAGTTGCCGCAGTAG
- a CDS encoding DUF6124 family protein produces the protein MIKPTPNPPETDPTSPYESLDSKKLHEAADRALDHYLCPPGSTPPPYSPRAMYAVTADTKNEDLLANACETLASAKTIAQEFAGLVKPSQRRTLMGIAQLIMLGELAVNRVLDNLELPH, from the coding sequence ATGATCAAACCAACACCCAACCCACCCGAAACCGACCCCACCTCCCCCTACGAATCCCTCGACTCAAAAAAACTCCACGAAGCCGCCGACCGCGCCCTCGACCACTACCTCTGCCCACCCGGCTCCACGCCACCGCCCTACAGCCCCCGCGCGATGTACGCCGTCACCGCCGACACCAAAAACGAAGACCTGCTGGCCAACGCCTGCGAAACCCTCGCCTCGGCCAAAACCATCGCTCAGGAGTTCGCCGGACTGGTGAAGCCATCGCAACGGCGGACGCTGATGGGGATCGCGCAGTTGATCATGCTCGGAGAATTGGCCGTGAATCGGGTGCTGGATAATCTGGAGTTGCCGCACTAG